CACCTACACCCAGGCGCCCCAGCAGCCCATCTTCAACGACGACATGAAGCGGCTGATGAAGGCCAGCCTCGTCTGGAGCGGTGAGGTGCTGGACCGGGTGGCGTCGAAGGTCTTCAAGCGCTGATCCACGGAAAAGGCGCTCGCGCAGGGGGTGGGACGCAACTCTCCGGGGCCCTGCGCGACAATCACCTACACAGCAGTATTTTCTCTCCAAAATTCCCCCCCGGAGTGCCCATGAATCCCCTCGAGCGTGGCCGGAACCTCATCAACTCGGTGCGCAACGGCGCCGAGCGCACCATCGACCGTGCCCAGAACGTGGCGGGCAACGTCGTCGAGGGCGTCAAGGACGCGGCGGGCGCGGTGAAGAACACCGCGGTCGCGGGCGGCCGCAAGGTCGGCCAGTTCGTGGACGGCTTCGAGGACAAGGTGTCCTCGGGCGCACAGGCGGTGGCCGGCGCCCTGGGCTTCGGCCACAAGCCGGACCGCGTGCATGACGGCAAGTTCCTGGGTGCTGGCGGGCAGACCTTCTCGCCCGACACGCCGCTGAGCGACGTTCCCGCCGTCACCCCGCGCGACAACCCCAACGCGAACCACACCATCCTCTACGTCAACGGCATCCTGACGACGAAGGACGCGCAGGCCAACAGCCTGCAGTCCATCGCGGACGCCACGGGCGCGCGCGTCGTCGGCATCCACAACGCCACCGAGGGCTTCGCCGCGGACCTGGCCGAGTGCGTGAAGGACAAGCTGGACAAGGGCACCAACCCCGCCGTGGATACGCTGGCGGACACGCTCTACAACGAGCTCAAGGCGGGCCGCAGCGTGCACCTGATGGCGCACAGCCAGGGTGGCCTCATCAGCAGCCGCGCGCTCAACGACGTCTACAACCGGCTGCGCATCGAAGATGGGATGTCCAAGGAGCAGGCCCAGCAGGCGATGAGCCAGCTCAACGTGGAGACGTTCGGCGCCGCGGCCACGCGCTACCCGGACGGCCCGAACTACGTGCACTACGTCAACCGCGGCGACCCGGTGCCGAGCCTCTTCGGCCTGGGGCCCGTGGCCGACAAGTGGAACCCCATCGCGGACGGCGGCGAGGGCTCGAAGGTGCACCACTTCAACGAGTTCCACCTCAACCCGTTCGACGGGCACAGCTTCGAGTCCGTGTACCTCAACCGCCGCGTGCCCTTCGAGCAGGCGCGCGAGGGCGACTTCAACCGCTAACCGCACATGGCGACCGCCCCGCGCAGTGGCCTTGCCGGCCTCCTGAGGTCCTGGGTCTCCTTCCTGGGGCCCGCCGCCCCCGAGAACACGCCGCTGACGCGCGAGTCCGCGCAGCGGCTGGTGCAGGGCTTCCTCGGTGAGGAAGGCACCCTGCCGAGCCAGGGCCTCAACTCGCGGGGCTTCGGTGGCCTGTCCGCCGGAGGCTCCAACGTCTACTTCGAGTGGGTGGAGGACACCCAGGCGCTGAAGTGCAGCGCGCTGGTGTACCGCTTCCGCCAGCCGCCGAAGCCGGGCGTGCTCGACGGCTTCCGCGCGGAGGAGAAGGAAGGCAACGACTCCGGCGGCGGCTCCGTGGACTACGAGCCGGAGAACCGGGGCTTGTACCTGGCCCGGACGTACACGCACATGCCGTCCGAGCGCGCCTTCATGAAGGACATGCGCCGGCTGATGAAGGCCAGCACCCGGTGGAACGAGGAGGTCGTCGACCGCGTGGCCTCGCGCGTGTTCCACCCCGAGGAGCTGGAGCCGAAGCCCTGAGCTTCGTGGGGCGGGCGGGTGGCTACAGCACCCGCTTCACGAGCTGGGGGAACACCTTGGACACCTTGCCGAGCAGGTAGTCGCCGTACGTCCCCTGGAAGGCGTGGACGCTGGCGCCATCCCAGCGGCGGGCACGGTCCTCGTCCACGTCGGCCCCGTCCGCATAGGGCAGGGGCCGCACCTCCGCCGCGAAGTCCGGGTCGAAGAAGAGCGGAAAGGACAGCCGGTCCTTGCCGCTGACGTTGTTCCTCACGCGGTGGGGCGTGGAGCGGTAGATGCCGCCCGTCATCCTGTCGAGCATGTCGCCGATGTTGCACACCAGCGTCCCGGGCAGGGGCGGGGCCTCAATCCAACCGCGCGGCGTCTTCACCTGCAGCCCGCCCTGGGCGTCCTGGGCCAGCAGGGTGAGCAGGCCGTAGTCGGTGTGCTCGCCCACGCCCCAGCGCTCGTCGCCTGCGGTGGGCGGGGCTTCGGCGGGGTAGCGGAAGATGCGGAAGAGCACGGTGGGGTCGGCGGTGTAGTGCCGCTGGAAGTAGTCGGCCTCCAGGCCGAGGCTCAGCGCCATGCCCTTCATCAGCGCGTGCGCGGCGCGGGTGACGGCGGCCATGTACTCCAGCGCGGCGGGGCGCAGCTCCGGCACCTCGGCGGGCCACAGGTTGGCGCCGTGCAGGGGCCAGCCGGCCTTCACCCGGGGGTGCCCGGCCTCGAGCTCCGTGCCCAGGTACAGGCCCTCCTTCCGGTCCGGGCGCCCGGAGGTCAGCTCCCCTCCGAGCGGGAACCAGCCGCGCCACGCGGAGCCACCCCGGGACATGGCGAGGGCCTCCTTCGCGGCCTCCGGCAGCGCGAAGAAGCGGCGGCTCTCCCGCTCCAGGCGCGCCACCACCGCGTCGGAGACGCCGTGGCCGGTGACGTAGAAGAAGCCGGCGTCGCGACAGGCCCGCTCGATGTTCCGGGCGACGCTCGCCCGCTCGGCGGGGCGGGAGGAGTCGAACAGGGACGCCATGTCGATGACGGGCAGGCCGCCGCGTGCGGTATCCGGTCCAGGCATGCCCTGAGCCTACACAGGTGCTGGACGGTGAGGGAGCCCGGCACCAGAGTGCGCCGAGCCTTCCATGACGACACCGGACTCCTCCCACACGCAGCTCCGAGCCGGGCTGGTGTGGTTCATGGCCGCGGCCTCGGGCGCCACCGCCGCGAACCTGTATTACAACCAGCCCCTGCTCGGGGATATCGGCCGCGAGCTGGCGGCCTCGGGTGGGGCGCTCGGCCTGGTGCCCACGCTGACGCAGGTGGGGTACGCGGCGGGCATGCTGCTCATCGTCTCGCTCGGTGACAGCCTGGAGCGGCGGCGGGTCATCGTCACCATGTCGGCGCTGGTGTCACTCGCGCTGGTGGGTGCGGCGCTGGCACCCACCCTGCCCTGGCTGGTGGTGGCGAGCTTCGTGGTGGGCGCGACGACGGTGATTCCCCAGCTGCTTGTCCCCTTCGCGGCGCACCTGGCTCCGGCGGCGCAGCGGGGGCGGGTGGTGGGGACGGTGATGAGCGGGCTGCTCATCGGCATCCTCCTGTCGCGCACGGCGGCGGGCTTCGTGGGGACGCACCTGGGGTGGCGGGCGATGTTCTGGATTGCGGCGGGGCTGATGCTCGCGCTGGGCGGGGTGCTGCGCTTCGTGCTGCCGTCACAGCCGCCGCTGGCCGCCATGCCGTATCCGGAGCTGCTGCGCTCGCTGGGACACCTGTGGCGCACCGAGCCCGTGCTGCGGCTGCACGCGCTGCTGGGGGCGCTGACGTTCGGAGCGTTCAGCGTCTTCTGGTCCACGCTGGCGCTGTATCTCCAGGCCCTGCCGGAGCACTACGGCCCGCAGGTGGCGGGCATGTTCGGCGTGGTGGGGGTGGCGGGGGCGCTGATTGCCCCGCTGGTGGGACGCTATGCGGACACGCGGGGAGACCGGCGCATCAACGCGCTGGCCATTGGCGTGCTGCTGCTGTCGTTCGGGGTGATGTGGCCGCTGGGGCGGTGGCTGTGGGGGATTGGGTTGGGGGTGGTGCTGCTGGATTTGGGGGTGCAGGCCAATCACATCTCCAACCAGACGCGCGTGTACTCGCTGCGGCCCGAGGCGCGCAGCCGGCTGAACACGCTCTACATGGTGACGTACTTCGCGGGCGGCGCGAGCGGCTCGTGGCTGGGCACGACGGCGTGGACGCGGTGGGGATGGACGGGCGTGTGCGCCGCGGGGGCCTTGCTGTGTGTCCTGGCCCTGGGGGCGCTGTGGCGGGGCGTGAAGCCGGCTTCAGGGGGCTGAGCGCCCGCTCGCAGGTGCGTAGAAGCACGTCCAGGTGGGCGGGGCGAGCACCCTTGCGCGACTACTTCGCCACGCGCAGCACCAGCTTGCCGCGCCCGTGTCCCGAATCGAGGATGCGGTGGGCCTCCGCCACCTGCTCCAACGGCAGCACGCGCTCCACCAGCGGCTTCATCTGCTTG
This DNA window, taken from Pyxidicoccus xibeiensis, encodes the following:
- a CDS encoding isopenicillin N synthase family dioxygenase gives rise to the protein MPGPDTARGGLPVIDMASLFDSSRPAERASVARNIERACRDAGFFYVTGHGVSDAVVARLERESRRFFALPEAAKEALAMSRGGSAWRGWFPLGGELTSGRPDRKEGLYLGTELEAGHPRVKAGWPLHGANLWPAEVPELRPAALEYMAAVTRAAHALMKGMALSLGLEADYFQRHYTADPTVLFRIFRYPAEAPPTAGDERWGVGEHTDYGLLTLLAQDAQGGLQVKTPRGWIEAPPLPGTLVCNIGDMLDRMTGGIYRSTPHRVRNNVSGKDRLSFPLFFDPDFAAEVRPLPYADGADVDEDRARRWDGASVHAFQGTYGDYLLGKVSKVFPQLVKRVL
- a CDS encoding MFS transporter, with the translated sequence MTTPDSSHTQLRAGLVWFMAAASGATAANLYYNQPLLGDIGRELAASGGALGLVPTLTQVGYAAGMLLIVSLGDSLERRRVIVTMSALVSLALVGAALAPTLPWLVVASFVVGATTVIPQLLVPFAAHLAPAAQRGRVVGTVMSGLLIGILLSRTAAGFVGTHLGWRAMFWIAAGLMLALGGVLRFVLPSQPPLAAMPYPELLRSLGHLWRTEPVLRLHALLGALTFGAFSVFWSTLALYLQALPEHYGPQVAGMFGVVGVAGALIAPLVGRYADTRGDRRINALAIGVLLLSFGVMWPLGRWLWGIGLGVVLLDLGVQANHISNQTRVYSLRPEARSRLNTLYMVTYFAGGASGSWLGTTAWTRWGWTGVCAAGALLCVLALGALWRGVKPASGG